A segment of the bacterium genome:
CCAATCTTTACCTGACCTGCTGCATTGACAAACACATTTGCAATATTTGTGCTCTTAATTTTGACTTCCTCACCCTTTTCTGGCAAGACTATTTGAAGCCCCTTTTCTGTAAAGAAGCCAGTTGTTACTAAAAAGAAAATTAGCAAAAGAAAAGCGATGTCAGCCATTGAAGCTGTAGGAATATCTGGTGATATTGTAGCTCTTTGTTTAAGTTTCAAGGTTTCTCCTCTAATAGAAATGTGACAAGCTCAGTTGCAGTTGATTCCATCGTCCTTGTAAATGCATTGCCTCTTGTAGTAAAATAAACATGGAAGATGACAATAGGGAAAGCAATTGTGAGCCCAGTAGCTGTCGTAACCAAAGCCTCTGAGATACCACTCGCTACAAGGGTGGGCTCTACTTCGCCCGCTATTGCTATTGCTTGGAATGCATGAATCATACCTGAGACAGTGCCAAGAAAACCTAAAATTGGAGCTATTACACTTACAGCAGCAAGCATATTTAAGCCACGGTCAAGGAAGGCAAGCTCTGTAGTCCCAGCATTTCTGATTGCCTCCTCAAGAGTCGCCTTCTGTGGTCCTACTTTCTTATAGGCAGTAAGAGCTGCTTCAGTAATCCTTGCTACAGGTGAAAGATAATGTTTGCAGTAAATAATTGCTTTATCCACCCCTTCGCTCTTTAATGCTTTCATTAAACCACTCTTAAACTCATTAATGTCGATTCTTGCCTTCCAGTAAGAAATGAATCTCTCAATTATATAAGCAGCTCCTATAATAATACATCCTGTAAGTGGCCACATATAAATTCCGCCTACTTTCCAATAAGCTACCATTTTACCTCCCTTTATTTTTAAATACTAAATATAGATTTTTAAGTTGTCAAGTTTTTTTTCTTTGTTGAATAAATATTTTTGGCACCTTTGATTTTCAACCTCTGACTTGGTTTTAGACAATTTTGACCTTGTCATTCTGAACGAAGTGAAGAATCTCATAAATCGGTGTCAATCAAGGTATTGCAAGTTTTGTAAAGCGAATTATTCAACAAAGCAAGTTTTTTTTTAACCTTATAATTTTTTATATTTAGGTAATAACTTATTTGCAAGTTCTACCTCCTTGGATTTAAGAGTTCCTTCTACAATTTTCACACCCATTGCTTTAATTCCATTTTTTATAGCTTCTATAATTTCTTCAAATTTAAAATCACGACCTATAATTTGTGAAAGTCCAACGACAGGTACACTTAATAGGGGTAATTCATGAATTACCCCTACAGAATTTATTGGAATAGTCCCTTGCTGAAGGACAAACTCGCTATCCCTTCGCTGAGCACTACCAAGTATCTTTTTGCCATTCACTTGTAGTTCATATCGGGATATAGAACTAAAACATAGAGGATTATGCTCGTAATGTCCCTTACTAATACGGACAAGTTGTGATTCAATGCCGAGAGTATTCAGCCCAAGCCTAAATATAAGACTTATCTTTCTATAAGTTCCAAGTAGACTACCACCAAATATTGGGTTAGTGGTAGGAATTACAAGTGAGTAAGTGAGGTCCCCATTATGTATTACAGCTCTGCCACCTGTGGGTCTTCGAACAACATCTATTCCATAAGCTTTGCATTTATTGATATCTATATCTGAAAGAGACTGTAGATACCCAATTGTGATTGCAGGGGGTGAGAATGTATAAAACCGTAAAGTTGGTTCTCCTCCGTGCTTTAAAGATTCAAACAATGCCTCATCAAGTGCCATATTATAAAAACCATTTGCTGGACATGTATTTATCACTCTAAGATAATTTTGCATTTTTATATTTGATTTTTGATATTATATTAGATGTAGCCAATCGTGTAATAAAAAGTGAATCCTACCAATTAGTAATGATAATCTTGCCATCACTGTATAGCCAAATGATGCCCCAAATGAAATCATAATAAATGTCATGCCAATTCTAACGGGTACCTTGAATAACCCTTTGTGCTCTTTTGAGAAATAAAAGAAGAGAAAGGTCGTTATTACACCTATAATTAAAATAATGTTGTTGATACTCTCCACAACGTTACCAGGAATTACAAGTGGTAGGAAAGTAGCTTTTATCTGTGGAAGTATATACCCATGGATACCAGCAACAATTCCTATACCTGAACCAATCCCCATAGTAAAGGCGATTGCCCACCTCGATATCCAACTAATCTGTGGGATTATACGGAGAATCATAATTATTCCAAAAAATGCTGGAATGATTAGTATCCATCTTACTGTTCCTGCACTTGTTATGAACTTATCAATAAGCATTGGCTTTATATTGAAAAAGTAAAAGTATACAAGCATGTAAGCAGCAGATGAACCAACATAAAGGTGTTCAGCAAATTTGTAAAATGGATTATCTTTATAAAGGAAAGAAAAGATGCAAAGTGTCAAAAAAGCAGCTACCCAAGTTCCTACAATAATAGACAACTTACTTCCTCCTTATCGCAAAGTAGCCTATATTACCTAACAGTATAAAAACTATTATAGCTATATGAGCAACTGACTGAGCAGTCATACCAACGATTCCTCTACCACTGCTCTCTACTAATTTTTCATACTCTGCTGCCCCTTTTAACCCGCCAATGAGACCATCAATTTGACCAGCTTGAAGATATGGATACCAATCAGGTGTGGTAACGGCAGTGCCACCAAGTACTATCTTTTGCCCAAATTGAGCACCTGCAAGTCTTACCCAGAAGTCGCCGGTTGCTCCTGCCTCAAGTCCAATTAATAACCC
Coding sequences within it:
- a CDS encoding biopolymer transporter ExbD, with translation MKLKQRATISPDIPTASMADIAFLLLIFFLVTTGFFTEKGLQIVLPEKGEEVKIKSTNIANVFVNAAGQVKIGEDEVPLPDIKEKAKHMLTENDSLVFSLTVDRKCKYDKVIKVFDELRLADAERIAFAPPRVEKE
- a CDS encoding MotA/TolQ/ExbB proton channel family protein; this translates as MVAYWKVGGIYMWPLTGCIIIGAAYIIERFISYWKARIDINEFKSGLMKALKSEGVDKAIIYCKHYLSPVARITEAALTAYKKVGPQKATLEEAIRNAGTTELAFLDRGLNMLAAVSVIAPILGFLGTVSGMIHAFQAIAIAGEVEPTLVASGISEALVTTATGLTIAFPIVIFHVYFTTRGNAFTRTMESTATELVTFLLEEKP
- a CDS encoding lipoate--protein ligase family protein gives rise to the protein MQNYLRVINTCPANGFYNMALDEALFESLKHGGEPTLRFYTFSPPAITIGYLQSLSDIDINKCKAYGIDVVRRPTGGRAVIHNGDLTYSLVIPTTNPIFGGSLLGTYRKISLIFRLGLNTLGIESQLVRISKGHYEHNPLCFSSISRYELQVNGKKILGSAQRRDSEFVLQQGTIPINSVGVIHELPLLSVPVVGLSQIIGRDFKFEEIIEAIKNGIKAMGVKIVEGTLKSKEVELANKLLPKYKKL